Proteins encoded by one window of Vidua chalybeata isolate OUT-0048 chromosome 8, bVidCha1 merged haplotype, whole genome shotgun sequence:
- the CHUK gene encoding inhibitor of nuclear factor kappa-B kinase subunit alpha isoform X1 — translation MERAGPPAPAAGERAPAGAALRGHPAGGCGPWEMRDRLGTGGFGNVCLYQHQDSGDRVAIKSCRLELSVKNKDRWCHEIDIMKKLNHPNVVRACEVPEEMNFLVNDVPLLAMEYCSGGDLRKLLNKPENCCGLKESQILSLLSDIGSGIQYLHENRIIHRDLKPENIVLQDEGGKIVHKIIDLGYAKDLDQGSLCTSFVGTLQYLAPELFENKSYSVTVDYWSFGTMVFECIAGFRPFLHNLQPFAWHEKIKKKDPKHIFASEEMNGEVRFSTHLPQPHSLCGLIVEPMENWLQLMLNWDPQQRGGGADPETSRPRCFLMMEHILNLKIVHILNMTSAKIVSFLLHPEESLHSLQNRIEFETGISTGNQELLLETGICLDPRKPASQCVIDGVRGWDSYMVYLFDKSKTVYDGPFASRSLSDCVNYIVQDSKIQLPIPQLRKVWAEAVHYVIGLKEDYSRLFQGQRAAMLSLLRYNANLIKMKNNMVSASQQLKAKLEFFHQSIRLDLERYSDQMAYGISSEKMLKAWKEMEEKASQCAQAEDIGYLDEQIMALHTEIVELQKSPYARRQGEVMESLEQRAIDLYKQLKARPPDHAYSDSTDMVKIIVQTVQSQDRVLKELFGHLSKLLGCKQKIIDLLPEIEVALNNIKEADNSVMQMQGKRQREIWHLLKIACTQSSSRSLVSSSLEGTASSPAATWLPQSSSGNAAPHPLSLLAAPEDGENFADMIRENVNYLELFSSILQEVRQEQNSMMSFDWSWLK, via the exons ATGGAGCGGGCCggcccccccgcgcccgccgccggcgAGCGGGCCCCCGCCGGGGCGGCGCTGCGCGGGCACCCGGCCGGCGGCTGCGGGCCCTGGGAGATGCGCGACCGCCTGGGCACCGGCGGCTTCGGCAACGTGTGCCTGTACCAGCACCAg GACTCGGGCGACCGCGTGGCCATCAAGTCGTGCCGGCTGGAGCTCAGCGTCAAGAACAAGGACCGCTGGTGTCACGAGATCGACATCATGAAGAA GCTGAACCATCCCAACGTGGTCAGAGCCTGTGAAGTTCCTGAGGAGATGAACTTCCTTGTTAACGACGTTCCTCTCCTGGCCATGGAGTATTGCTCTGGGGGCGACCTCCGCAAG TTGCtaaacaaaccagaaaactgCTGTGGGCTGAAGGAAAGTCAAATCCTTTCTCTGCTTAGTGACATTG GGTCTGGTATCCAGTATTTGCATGAGAACAGAATTATACACAGGGATTTAAAGCCTGAAAATATTGTTCTTCAGGATGAAGGTGGGAAG ATTGTTCACAAAATAATAGACCTGGGATATGCAAAGGATCTGGATCAAGGAAGTTTATGCACTTCATTTGTTGGAACGTTGCAATATCTg GCTCCAGAACTCTTTGAGAACAAATCCTATTCAGTTACTGTTGATTACTGGAGCTTTGGGACAATGGTGTTTGAGTGCATTGCAGGATTTAGACCTTTCTTACATAATCTACAACCATTTGCCTG GCATGAAAAGATCAAGAAGAAGGACCCAAAGCACATCTTTGCCTCTGAAGAGATGAACGGGGAGGTTCGTTTCAGCACCCACCTGCCGCAGCCTCACAGCCTCTGCGG TTTGATTGTAGAGCCCATGGAAAACTGGTTGCAGCTGATGCTGAATTGGGATCCACAGCAGAGGGGTGGAGGTGCAGATCCTGAGACCAGTCGTCCGAGGTGTTTCCTGATGATGGAGCACATACTGAATCTGAAG aTAGTACACATCCTAAACATGACCTCTGCCAAGATTGTGTCCTTCCTTTTGCATCCTGAGGAAAGCCTTCATTCCCTGCAGAATCGTATTGAGTTTGAAACTGGAATAAGCACTGGAaatcaggagctgctgttggaaaCAGGGATTTGCCTGGACCCTCGGAAACCTGCTTCCCAGTGTGTTATTGATGGCGTG AGAGGCTGGGACAGCTACATGGTCTACTTGTTTGATAAAAGCAAAACTGTCTACGATGGCCCCTTTGCTTCTCGGAGTCTGTCTGACTGTGTCAACTACATTG TCCAGGACAGCAAAATCCAGCTGCCGATCCCGCAGCTGCGCAAGGTGTGGGCAGAAGCGGTTCACTACGTCATTGGGCTGAAGGAGGATTACAGCAGGCTCTTCCAGGGACAGAGAGCTGCCAT GCTCAGCCTCCTTCGGTACAACGCCAACCTGATCAAAATGAAGAACAACATGGTGTCAGCATCCcagcagctgaaagcaaagctgGAATTCTTCCACCAGAGCATTCGCCTCGACCTGGAGAGATACAGTGACCAGATGGCTTATGGCATAT CTTCAGAGAAGATGCTCAAAGCCTggaaggaaatggaagaaaaagccTCTCAATGTGCACAG GCTGAAGATATTGGCTACCTGGATGAGCAGATCATGGCTCTGCACACGGAAATTGTGGAGCTGCAGAAGAGTCCATATGCAAGGCGCCAGGGAGAGGTCATGGAGAGCCT ggAACAGAGAGCCATAGACCTGTACAAGCAATTAAAAGCACGACCTCCAG ATCATGCCTACAGTGACAGCACAGACATGGTGAAGATCATTGTGCAGACAGTGCAGAGCCAGGACCGAGTCCTCAAGGAGCTCTTTGGCCACCTCAG CAAGCTCTTGGGCTGCAAGCAGAAGATCATTGACCTGCTCCCCGAGATTGAGGTGGCTCTAAATAACATCAAGGAAGCAGACAACTCAGTGATGCAGATGCAGGGAAAAAGACAAAGGGAGATCTGGCATTTGCTGAAAATTGCTTGT ACTCAGAGCTCCTCCCGATCCCTGGTGAGCTCTAGCCTGGAAGGGACAGCCTCAAGTCCAGCAGCCACGTGGCTCCCCCAGAGCTCCTCAGGGAACGCAGCTCCTCACCCTCTGTCCTtgctggcagctcctgaagATGG
- the CHUK gene encoding inhibitor of nuclear factor kappa-B kinase subunit alpha isoform X2, with product MERAGPPAPAAGERAPAGAALRGHPAGGCGPWEMRDRLGTGGFGNVCLYQHQDSGDRVAIKSCRLELSVKNKDRWCHEIDIMKKLNHPNVVRACEVPEEMNFLVNDVPLLAMEYCSGGDLRKLLNKPENCCGLKESQILSLLSDIGSGIQYLHENRIIHRDLKPENIVLQDEGGKIVHKIIDLGYAKDLDQGSLCTSFVGTLQYLAPELFENKSYSVTVDYWSFGTMVFECIAGFRPFLHNLQPFAWHEKIKKKDPKHIFASEEMNGEVRFSTHLPQPHSLCGLIVEPMENWLQLMLNWDPQQRGGGADPETSRPRCFLMMEHILNLKIVHILNMTSAKIVSFLLHPEESLHSLQNRIEFETGISTGNQELLLETGICLDPRKPASQCVIDGVRGWDSYMVYLFDKSKTVYDGPFASRSLSDCVNYIVQDSKIQLPIPQLRKVWAEAVHYVIGLKEDYSRLFQGQRAAMLSLLRYNANLIKMKNNMVSASQQLKAKLEFFHQSIRLDLERYSDQMAYGISSEKMLKAWKEMEEKASQCAQAEDIGYLDEQIMALHTEIVELQKSPYARRQGEVMESLEQRAIDLYKQLKARPPDHAYSDSTDMVKIIVQTVQSQDRVLKELFGHLSKLLGCKQKIIDLLPEIEVALNNIKEADNSVMQMQGKRQREIWHLLKIACGKFC from the exons ATGGAGCGGGCCggcccccccgcgcccgccgccggcgAGCGGGCCCCCGCCGGGGCGGCGCTGCGCGGGCACCCGGCCGGCGGCTGCGGGCCCTGGGAGATGCGCGACCGCCTGGGCACCGGCGGCTTCGGCAACGTGTGCCTGTACCAGCACCAg GACTCGGGCGACCGCGTGGCCATCAAGTCGTGCCGGCTGGAGCTCAGCGTCAAGAACAAGGACCGCTGGTGTCACGAGATCGACATCATGAAGAA GCTGAACCATCCCAACGTGGTCAGAGCCTGTGAAGTTCCTGAGGAGATGAACTTCCTTGTTAACGACGTTCCTCTCCTGGCCATGGAGTATTGCTCTGGGGGCGACCTCCGCAAG TTGCtaaacaaaccagaaaactgCTGTGGGCTGAAGGAAAGTCAAATCCTTTCTCTGCTTAGTGACATTG GGTCTGGTATCCAGTATTTGCATGAGAACAGAATTATACACAGGGATTTAAAGCCTGAAAATATTGTTCTTCAGGATGAAGGTGGGAAG ATTGTTCACAAAATAATAGACCTGGGATATGCAAAGGATCTGGATCAAGGAAGTTTATGCACTTCATTTGTTGGAACGTTGCAATATCTg GCTCCAGAACTCTTTGAGAACAAATCCTATTCAGTTACTGTTGATTACTGGAGCTTTGGGACAATGGTGTTTGAGTGCATTGCAGGATTTAGACCTTTCTTACATAATCTACAACCATTTGCCTG GCATGAAAAGATCAAGAAGAAGGACCCAAAGCACATCTTTGCCTCTGAAGAGATGAACGGGGAGGTTCGTTTCAGCACCCACCTGCCGCAGCCTCACAGCCTCTGCGG TTTGATTGTAGAGCCCATGGAAAACTGGTTGCAGCTGATGCTGAATTGGGATCCACAGCAGAGGGGTGGAGGTGCAGATCCTGAGACCAGTCGTCCGAGGTGTTTCCTGATGATGGAGCACATACTGAATCTGAAG aTAGTACACATCCTAAACATGACCTCTGCCAAGATTGTGTCCTTCCTTTTGCATCCTGAGGAAAGCCTTCATTCCCTGCAGAATCGTATTGAGTTTGAAACTGGAATAAGCACTGGAaatcaggagctgctgttggaaaCAGGGATTTGCCTGGACCCTCGGAAACCTGCTTCCCAGTGTGTTATTGATGGCGTG AGAGGCTGGGACAGCTACATGGTCTACTTGTTTGATAAAAGCAAAACTGTCTACGATGGCCCCTTTGCTTCTCGGAGTCTGTCTGACTGTGTCAACTACATTG TCCAGGACAGCAAAATCCAGCTGCCGATCCCGCAGCTGCGCAAGGTGTGGGCAGAAGCGGTTCACTACGTCATTGGGCTGAAGGAGGATTACAGCAGGCTCTTCCAGGGACAGAGAGCTGCCAT GCTCAGCCTCCTTCGGTACAACGCCAACCTGATCAAAATGAAGAACAACATGGTGTCAGCATCCcagcagctgaaagcaaagctgGAATTCTTCCACCAGAGCATTCGCCTCGACCTGGAGAGATACAGTGACCAGATGGCTTATGGCATAT CTTCAGAGAAGATGCTCAAAGCCTggaaggaaatggaagaaaaagccTCTCAATGTGCACAG GCTGAAGATATTGGCTACCTGGATGAGCAGATCATGGCTCTGCACACGGAAATTGTGGAGCTGCAGAAGAGTCCATATGCAAGGCGCCAGGGAGAGGTCATGGAGAGCCT ggAACAGAGAGCCATAGACCTGTACAAGCAATTAAAAGCACGACCTCCAG ATCATGCCTACAGTGACAGCACAGACATGGTGAAGATCATTGTGCAGACAGTGCAGAGCCAGGACCGAGTCCTCAAGGAGCTCTTTGGCCACCTCAG CAAGCTCTTGGGCTGCAAGCAGAAGATCATTGACCTGCTCCCCGAGATTGAGGTGGCTCTAAATAACATCAAGGAAGCAGACAACTCAGTGATGCAGATGCAGGGAAAAAGACAAAGGGAGATCTGGCATTTGCTGAAAATTGCTTGT
- the CWF19L1 gene encoding CWF19-like protein 1 isoform X2: protein MLLCVGNFFGSTSEAEWAEYRTGAKKAPIPTYVLGANNPDTLSYFPDVSGCELAENITYLGRRGVYSGCSGLQIAYLSGTEAQQQPAPAHCFSAKDVAELKTSLLSTPNFRGVDILLTSPWPRDVGTFANSAGEIDTKKCGSKLVSDLAASLKPRYHFAALEKAYYERLPYRNHMVLQETPQHVTRFIALADVGNTSKKKYLYAFSIVPMSSMDPAELVKQPQDVTENPYRKLRKEAPKSKAPLSAEEEPACQFFFDLNKHQGKKRPSEGKERGDSQPKQAKKPPQPTGPCWFCLASPEVEKHLVVSIGTHCYLALAKGGLSPDHVLILPIGHYQSVVDLSSEVLEEVTKYKAALKEFFRSKGKRYVLFERNYRSQHLQLQVIPVPLDLCTSEDIKEAFITQAQEQQIELLEIPEHSDIAQVAQPGTPYFYVELDTGEKLFHRIRGRFPLQFGREVLASEALLAQPQRADWRQCAAQRPEEAAQARAFRRDFEPFDFSLRD, encoded by the exons CTACGTGCTTGGTGCCAACAACCCGGACACCCTGAGCTACTTCCCGGACGTCAGCGGCTGTGAGCTAGCTGAGAACATCACTTACCTGG GCCGCAGGGGCGTCTACAGCGGCTGCTCGGGGCTGCAGATCGCGTACCTGAGCGGCACCGAGGCGCAGCAGCAGCCCGCGCCCGCCCACTGCTTCAGCGCCAAGGACGTGGCCGAGCTGAAAACCTCCCTGCTCTCAACCCCAAACTTCAGGGGTGTGGATATATTGCTGACATCCCCCTGGCCCAGAGATGTGGGGACTTTTGCCAACAGCGCG GGAGAAATAGATACCAAGAAGTGTGGCTCCAAGTTAGTATCAGATCTAGCTGCAAGTCTGAAACCAAGGTACCATTTTGCTGCCCTGGAGAAGGCCTATTATGAAAGACTTCCTTACAG GAATCACATGGTGCTACAGGAGACCCCACAGCATGTCACCAGGTTTATTGCACTTGCTGATGTTGGCAATACAAGCAAGAAAAAG TACCTCTATGCCTTCAGCATTGTGCCCATGAGCTCAATGgaccctgcagagctggtgaagCAGCCTCAGGACGTCACCGAAAATCCCTACCGGAAATTGAGGAAGGAGGCTCCCAAGAGCAAAGCCCCGCTCTCTGCAGAG GAAGAACCAGCTTGTCAGTTTTTCTTTGACTTGAACAAGCATCAGGGAAAGAAACGTCCCtcagaagggaaagagagaggggaCTCCCAACCTaagcaagccaagaaacccC CTCAGCCCACGGGGCCCTGCTGGTTCTGCCTGGCCAGCCCAGAGGTGGAGAAGCACTTGGTTGTCAGTATTGGCACACAT TGCTACCTTGCCCTGGCCAAAGGGGGTTTGTCACCTGACCACGTCCTGATTTTGCCAATTGGGCACTATCAGTCAGTGGTGGACTTGTCTTCAGAGGTGCTGGAAGAAGTGACCAAATACAAGGCTGCTCTAAAAGAATTTTTCAGAAGCAAGGGAAAGAGATATGTCCTATTTGAAAGAAACTATAGGAGTCAGCATCTGCAGCTACAG GTCATTCCTGTCCCACTGGACCTCTGTACTTCTGAAGACATCAAGGAGGCCTTTATTACAcaagcacaggagcagcagattGAACTGTTAGAAATCCCAGAGCACTCGGATATTGCGCAA GTGGCTCAGCCGGGGACGCCGTACTTCTACGTGGAGCTGGACACGGGGGAGAAGCTGTTCCACCGCATCCGCGGCCGCTTCCCGCTGCAGTTCGGCAG GGAGGTGCTGGCGAGCGAGGCGCTGCTGGCGCAGCCGCAGCGCGCGGACTGGCGGCAGTGCGCCGCCCAGCGGCCCGAGGAGGCGGCGCAGGCCCGCGCCTTCCGCCGCGACTTCGAGCCCTTCGACTTCTCCCTCCGCGACTGA